GTGGTATCACCATCGCCGCTTCCCACGTTGAGTACGACACCGAAACCCGTCACTACGCTCACGTTGACTGCCCCGGCCACGCCGACTATGTGAAAAACATGATCACCGGTGCTGCCCAGATGGACGGCGCGATCCTGGTAGTTGCCGCCACCGACGGCCCCATGCCGCAAACCCGTGAGCACATCCTGCTGGCCCGCCAGGTAGGCGTACCTTACA
Above is a genomic segment from Oceanimonas doudoroffii containing:
- a CDS encoding GTP-binding protein, giving the protein MSKEKFERTKPHVNVGTIGHVDHGKTTLTAAITNVLAKQFGGAARAFDQIDNAPEEKARGITIAASHVEYDTETRHYAHVDCPGHADYVKNMITGAAQMDGAILVVAATDGPMPQTREHILLARQVGVPY